The proteins below are encoded in one region of Ferroplasma acidiphilum:
- a CDS encoding PLP-dependent cysteine synthase family protein, which translates to MDDVRASVLSTIGNTPLVKLNRTGCRNIEIYVKLEYYSPGFSIKDRIAIGMIEDAERKGILKKGDTVIGKTSGNTGIGLAIACAVKGYKFITVMSAGNSMEKTVMLKALGAHVVLVPQQPGEEPDVVSRKDNEAVEKKTDELTEELHAYRPNQYINPVNYLIHEYTTGSEIIKQSDGNIDAFVAFVGTGGTFVGISSALKKFRKDIKCYPVEPDSAQFLAGKQVITTRHKIQGGGHAVKPPYWDESLVDGYLSVTDDEAIDTARHLASKEGIFPGFSGGANVAAAMKLDKTMDRGSIVVTVLPDSGLKYLSSDLYKF; encoded by the coding sequence ATGGACGATGTTAGAGCAAGCGTCCTGAGCACCATAGGGAATACTCCCCTGGTTAAGCTTAACAGGACCGGCTGCAGAAACATAGAAATTTATGTTAAACTGGAGTACTATAGCCCCGGTTTCAGCATTAAGGATAGGATAGCAATAGGAATGATTGAGGATGCAGAACGGAAAGGCATACTTAAAAAGGGCGATACGGTAATAGGAAAAACATCTGGAAATACTGGCATAGGTCTTGCAATTGCCTGTGCAGTCAAGGGATATAAATTTATTACTGTCATGTCTGCTGGCAATTCCATGGAAAAAACGGTAATGTTAAAGGCACTTGGCGCTCATGTTGTCCTTGTTCCGCAGCAGCCAGGCGAGGAGCCGGATGTTGTATCACGGAAGGATAATGAAGCTGTTGAGAAGAAAACAGATGAATTGACAGAGGAGCTCCACGCCTACAGGCCGAACCAGTACATAAACCCTGTAAATTACCTAATCCATGAATACACAACTGGAAGTGAAATTATAAAGCAATCTGATGGAAACATAGATGCCTTTGTTGCCTTTGTTGGCACCGGTGGAACATTTGTAGGAATATCAAGTGCACTTAAAAAATTCCGCAAAGATATAAAATGTTACCCGGTTGAACCTGATTCGGCACAGTTTTTAGCAGGAAAGCAGGTTATAACAACCAGGCATAAAATTCAGGGTGGCGGGCATGCCGTGAAACCACCATACTGGGATGAATCACTTGTCGATGGATATCTCAGTGTAACCGATGATGAAGCTATTGATACAGCAAGGCATCTTGCATCAAAGGAAGGCATATTTCCAGGTTTTTCCGGCGGTGCAAATGTTGCTGCTGCCATGAAGCTTGATAAAACAATGGATCGTGGTTCAATTGTTGTAACGGTACTGCCTGACAGTGGATTGAAATACCTTTCCTCCGACCTCTATAAATTTTAA